A window of Choristoneura fumiferana chromosome 8, NRCan_CFum_1, whole genome shotgun sequence contains these coding sequences:
- the LOC141430298 gene encoding anamorsin homolog, producing MYNLKSGDNVLVIWRNSEQDDLSRVVDEIKSATNNGSIVLENSEMITEKSRPHSSFDVILSNWIPPHSVSHDDGLLALLVKLLKPNGKFIAKDTTDINTALKLNGFLNITKDGDVYTAEKPKFEVGSKAQLKLGNKPTVWKLDDTVEAAWTGANDDDIIDSDQLLDEDDLKKPDEKALRVCATTGKRKACADCSCGLAEELNGEVKQTPKSSCGSCYLGDAFRCASCPYLGMPAFKPGEKVLLDLKSDV from the exons ATGTATAACTTAAAGAGCGGCGATAATGTGTTGGTTATCTGGAGGAACAGCGAACAAGACGACCTGAGCAGGGTAgtggatgaaattaaaagtgCGACAAATAATGGCTCTATCGTTCTGGAAAATTCTGAAATGATCACTGAAA AGTCTAGGCCGCATTCCTCATTTGACGTCATATTGTCTAACTGGATCCCGCCACACTCAGTCAGCCATGACGACGGGCTGCTGGCATTACTAGTCAAGTTGCTAAAACCCAATGGCAAATTCATTGCGAAGGATACCACCGATATCAACACGGCTCTCAAGCTAAATGGGTTCTTGAATATAACAAAAGATGGTGATGTCTACACAGCTGAAAAGCCTAAATTTGAG GTAGGCTCAAAGGCTCAACTTAAGCTAGGAAACAAGCCCACAGTGTGGAAGCTGGATGACACAGTGGAAGCAGCGTGGACAGGAgctaatgatgatgacatcATTGACTCCGATCAACTGCTGGACGAAGATGATCTCAAAAAACCAGATGAAAAGGCACTTAGAG TATGTGCAACCACGGGCAAACGCAAGGCGTGTGCAGACTGCTCATGTGGACTGGCTGAGGAGCTCAATGGCGAGGTCAAACAGACTCCCAAGTCTTCTTGCGGAAGT TGTTACCTAGGCGATGCCTTCCGCTGTGCTTCGTGCCCCTACCTGGGTATGCCTGCCTTCAAACCTGGTGAAAAAGTGCTGCTAGACCTCAAGTCCGATGTATGA
- the Atx-1 gene encoding ataxin 1, which yields MISARLPGEALAQLGPLGPLGLFPPPPPPGMTPEFLAPPPRPYPRYAPRRPRDMPAPPAPQSPSFPPVPSYAPFLHHPSYASYLYRTRVPPSPNYPLHRPTSGFVPPAPAASHSPPVSAPAPLPPHRDEPPMSPERSAPAAYFCRGALIRLEDGSLRRVEEMRTEDFVMSADRSGELALTQCTLLRLDERGDRLALTLTYDRNRSQVELESTVEHPFFVYGRGWASCKPERTLARYGLRVQRLQVGDVCVSLVARKHAPAQPAHPAHPASAPPQTHPENLSVKEDARKRRWSASDVLEDDCPPPKKR from the exons ATGATCTCGGCGAGGCTCCCCGGCGAGGCGCTGGCGCAGCTGGGTCCGCTGGGCCCACTGGGTCTGttcccgccgccgccgccgcccggcaTGACGCCCGAGTTCctggcgccgccgccgcggcccTATCCGCGGtacgcgccgcgccgcccgcgcgacATGCCCGCGCCGCCAGCGCCCCAATCCCCCTCGTTCCCCCCCGTGCCGAGTTACGCGCCTTTCCTTCACCATCCGTCATACGCGTCGTATTTATACCGGACGCGGGTGCCGCCGTCCCCGAACTACCCGCTGCATCGGCCCACGTCGGGCTTCGtgccgccggcgccggcggcgtCGCATTCGCCGCCCGTGTCTGCGCCGGCGCCTCTGCCTCCTCATAGAGAT GAGCCGCCGATGTCTCCGGAACGCAGCGCGCCGGCCGCGTACTTCTGCCGCGGCGCGCTGATCCGACTTGAGGACGGCTCGCTCCGGCGCGTCGAGGAGATGCGGACAGAAGACTTCGTGATGAGCGCCGACCGCAGCGGCGAGCTCGCACTCACGCAGTGCACGCTGCTGCGGCTGGACGAGCGCGGAGACAGGCTCGCGCTCACCCTCACTTACGATAGGAACCGGTCGCAG GTGGAGTTGGAATCGACGGTGGAGCATCCGTTCTTCGTGTACGGGCGCGGCTGGGCGTCGTGCAAGCCCGAGCGCACTCTGGCGCGCTACGGCTTGCGCGTGCAACGGCTGCAAGTCGGCGACGTGTGCGTCTCGCTCGTGGCGCGCAAACACGCCCCCGCCCAACCCGCACACCCCGCGCAtcccgcctccgcgccgccacAAACACACCCCGAGAACCTCAGTGTCAAAGAAGACGCTCGCAAGCGGCGGTGGTCAGCCTCCGATGTCCTCGAAGACGACTGCCCGCCTCCAAAGAAGCGCTGA